A window of the Peromyscus leucopus breed LL Stock chromosome 22, UCI_PerLeu_2.1, whole genome shotgun sequence genome harbors these coding sequences:
- the Marchf2 gene encoding E3 ubiquitin-protein ligase MARCHF2 isoform X2, producing MTTGDCCHLPGSLCDCSSSPAFSKVVEATGLGPPQYVAQVTSRDGRLLSTVIRALDTPSDCPFCRICHEGANGENLLSPCGCTGTLGAVHKSCLEKWLSSSNTSYCELCHTEFAVEKRPRPLTEWLKDPGPRTEKRTLCCDMVCFVFITPLAAISGWLCLRGAQDHLRLHSRLEAVGLIALTIALFTIYVLWTLVSFRYHCQLYSEWRKTNQKVRLKIREADGSEEPHHSLLAAGLLKKVAEETPV from the exons ATGACGACAGGTGACTGTTGCCACCTCCCTGGCTCCCTATGTGACTGCTCTAGCAGCCCTGCCTTCTCCAAGGTTGTGGAGGCCACAGGCCTTGGGCCACCCCAGTATGTGGCACAGGTGACTTCAAGGGATGGCCGACTGCTCTCAACTGTCATCCGGGCTTTGGACACACCGAG TGACTGTCCCTTCTGCCGAATCTGTCACGAGGGAGCGAATGGGGAGAACTTGCTGTCCCCATGTGGCTGCACCGGCACACTGGGAGCTGTGCACAAGAGctgcctggagaaatggctgtctTCCTCCAATACCAGCTACTGCGAGCTGTGCCACACTGAGTTTGCAGTTGAAAAGCGGCCCCGACCCCTCACAGAG TGGCTGAAGGACCCAGGGCCTCGCACTGAGAAGCGGACGCTGTGCTGTGACATGGTGTGCTTCGTGTTCATCACACCACTGGCTGCCATCTCAGGTTGGCTGTGCCTTCGAGGGGCCCAGGACCACCTCCGTCTGCACAGCCGGCTGGAGGCTGTGGGGCTCATTGCCCTCACCATCGCCCTCTTCACCATCTATGTGCTCTGGACACTG GTCTCTTTCCGATACCACTGCCAGCTGTACTCAGAATGGAGGAAGACAAATCAGAAAGTCCGCCTGAAGATTCGAGAAGCAGATGGCTCCGAGGAACCCCACCACTCCTTGCTGGCTGCTGGACTCTTAAAAAAGGTGGCAGAGGAGACCCCTGTGTGA
- the Marchf2 gene encoding E3 ubiquitin-protein ligase MARCHF2 isoform X3, which produces MTTGDCCHLPGSLCDCSSSPAFSKVVEATGLGPPQYVAQVTSRDGRLLSTVIRALDTPSDCPFCRICHEGANGENLLSPCGCTGTLGAVHKSCLEKWLSSSNTSYCELCHTEFAVEKRPRPLTEWLKDPGPRTEKRTLCCDMVCFVFITPLAAISGWLCLRGAQDHLRLHSRLEAVGLIALTIALFTIYVLWTLDCLRRSLSDTTASCTQNGGRQIRKSA; this is translated from the exons ATGACGACAGGTGACTGTTGCCACCTCCCTGGCTCCCTATGTGACTGCTCTAGCAGCCCTGCCTTCTCCAAGGTTGTGGAGGCCACAGGCCTTGGGCCACCCCAGTATGTGGCACAGGTGACTTCAAGGGATGGCCGACTGCTCTCAACTGTCATCCGGGCTTTGGACACACCGAG TGACTGTCCCTTCTGCCGAATCTGTCACGAGGGAGCGAATGGGGAGAACTTGCTGTCCCCATGTGGCTGCACCGGCACACTGGGAGCTGTGCACAAGAGctgcctggagaaatggctgtctTCCTCCAATACCAGCTACTGCGAGCTGTGCCACACTGAGTTTGCAGTTGAAAAGCGGCCCCGACCCCTCACAGAG TGGCTGAAGGACCCAGGGCCTCGCACTGAGAAGCGGACGCTGTGCTGTGACATGGTGTGCTTCGTGTTCATCACACCACTGGCTGCCATCTCAGGTTGGCTGTGCCTTCGAGGGGCCCAGGACCACCTCCGTCTGCACAGCCGGCTGGAGGCTGTGGGGCTCATTGCCCTCACCATCGCCCTCTTCACCATCTATGTGCTCTGGACACTG GACTGCCTCCGCAGGTCTCTTTCCGATACCACTGCCAGCTGTACTCAGAATGGAGGAAGACAAATCAGAAAGTCCGCCTGA
- the Marchf2 gene encoding E3 ubiquitin-protein ligase MARCHF2 isoform X1, with the protein MTTGDCCHLPGSLCDCSSSPAFSKVVEATGLGPPQYVAQVTSRDGRLLSTVIRALDTPSDCPFCRICHEGANGENLLSPCGCTGTLGAVHKSCLEKWLSSSNTSYCELCHTEFAVEKRPRPLTEWLKDPGPRTEKRTLCCDMVCFVFITPLAAISGWLCLRGAQDHLRLHSRLEAVGLIALTIALFTIYVLWTLGGGLSLPSHPLQDCLRRSLSDTTASCTQNGGRQIRKSA; encoded by the exons ATGACGACAGGTGACTGTTGCCACCTCCCTGGCTCCCTATGTGACTGCTCTAGCAGCCCTGCCTTCTCCAAGGTTGTGGAGGCCACAGGCCTTGGGCCACCCCAGTATGTGGCACAGGTGACTTCAAGGGATGGCCGACTGCTCTCAACTGTCATCCGGGCTTTGGACACACCGAG TGACTGTCCCTTCTGCCGAATCTGTCACGAGGGAGCGAATGGGGAGAACTTGCTGTCCCCATGTGGCTGCACCGGCACACTGGGAGCTGTGCACAAGAGctgcctggagaaatggctgtctTCCTCCAATACCAGCTACTGCGAGCTGTGCCACACTGAGTTTGCAGTTGAAAAGCGGCCCCGACCCCTCACAGAG TGGCTGAAGGACCCAGGGCCTCGCACTGAGAAGCGGACGCTGTGCTGTGACATGGTGTGCTTCGTGTTCATCACACCACTGGCTGCCATCTCAGGTTGGCTGTGCCTTCGAGGGGCCCAGGACCACCTCCGTCTGCACAGCCGGCTGGAGGCTGTGGGGCTCATTGCCCTCACCATCGCCCTCTTCACCATCTATGTGCTCTGGACACTG ggTGGAggcctgtctctaccttcccaccCACTGCAGGACTGCCTCCGCAGGTCTCTTTCCGATACCACTGCCAGCTGTACTCAGAATGGAGGAAGACAAATCAGAAAGTCCGCCTGA
- the Marchf2 gene encoding E3 ubiquitin-protein ligase MARCHF2 isoform X4 has translation MTTGDCCHLPGSLCDCSSSPAFSKVVEATGLGPPQYVAQVTSRDGRLLSTVIRALDTPSDCPFCRICHEGANGENLLSPCGCTGTLGAVHKSCLEKWLSSSNTSYCELCHTEFAVEKRPRPLTEWLKDPGPRTEKRTLCCDMVCFVFITPLAAISGWLCLRGAQDHLRLHSRLEAVGLIALTIALFTIYVLWTLVDSVTQVQ, from the exons ATGACGACAGGTGACTGTTGCCACCTCCCTGGCTCCCTATGTGACTGCTCTAGCAGCCCTGCCTTCTCCAAGGTTGTGGAGGCCACAGGCCTTGGGCCACCCCAGTATGTGGCACAGGTGACTTCAAGGGATGGCCGACTGCTCTCAACTGTCATCCGGGCTTTGGACACACCGAG TGACTGTCCCTTCTGCCGAATCTGTCACGAGGGAGCGAATGGGGAGAACTTGCTGTCCCCATGTGGCTGCACCGGCACACTGGGAGCTGTGCACAAGAGctgcctggagaaatggctgtctTCCTCCAATACCAGCTACTGCGAGCTGTGCCACACTGAGTTTGCAGTTGAAAAGCGGCCCCGACCCCTCACAGAG TGGCTGAAGGACCCAGGGCCTCGCACTGAGAAGCGGACGCTGTGCTGTGACATGGTGTGCTTCGTGTTCATCACACCACTGGCTGCCATCTCAGGTTGGCTGTGCCTTCGAGGGGCCCAGGACCACCTCCGTCTGCACAGCCGGCTGGAGGCTGTGGGGCTCATTGCCCTCACCATCGCCCTCTTCACCATCTATGTGCTCTGGACACTG GTTGACAGTGTAACACAGGTCCAGTGA